The following are encoded together in the Panthera leo isolate Ple1 chromosome B4, P.leo_Ple1_pat1.1, whole genome shotgun sequence genome:
- the LOC122224318 gene encoding cationic amino acid transporter 3-like, protein MLRQALRRFGQKLVRRPTLKEPVAKDDPQRSLNTLDLVARVVGRTVGIGVYILAGEVARNQAGPSIVICFLVAGLSSVLAGLCYAEVSARVPHSDSTYLYSFVTIGELWAFITGWTLILSHVGDKAIVARACILAFDNLRGNKISQTLRESISPHVPRVLTEYVDIFVVGLVFLLIEFRNLRYVWSFPVTKMATLVKLLVLSFVIISGFIKGDLHNWKLTEEDYAMAGLNDTSSLGPLGSGGFVPFGFEGILRGTATCFYAFIGFSSIFEKVEEARNPQHSIPMGIVISLFICFLVYFGVSAALTLMVPYYKLRHGSTLPQALLHIGWDPAYYFLAFAFLCIVSARLLGFMFPIRRVLHRMGQDGLLFSVLEGIRSHPFILIMTTVILSIITAIMAVFFGLTDLLDLRSVGSLIPHSLVATSILILRYQPEAKEGENESEVLEENGHIVERLTLQGLLFPGSPTPTPLSGRVVRVCSALLALLLILLCLVLAQWPVLLSGDPVWISVVVVLLVLITGLTGVIWRQPQSSSPLYFKVPALPLLPLLSIFMNVCLMVQMTAATWALFAVWMLIGFAIYFAYGIQYSLVSNSA, encoded by the coding sequence ATGCTGCGTCAGGCACTTCGTAGATTTGGTCAAAAACTGGTACGAAGACCTACACTGAAGGAACCGGTGGCTAAGGATGACCCACAGAGAAGCCTAAACACTCTGGATTTAGTGGCTCGGGTTGTGGGCCGCACAGTGGGTATAGGTGTGTATATCCTGGCTGGTGAGGTGGCCAGAAATCAAGCAGGACCATCCATTGTGATCTGCTTTTTGGTGGCTGGCCTATCTTCTGTGTTGGCTGGGCTGTGCTATGCAGAGGTTAGCGCCCGAGTTCCCCATTCTGACTCTACATATCTCTACAGCTTTGTCACTATAGGTGAACTCTGGGCTTTCATCACTGGCTGGACCCTCATACTCTCCCATGTTGGTGATAAAGCCATTGTGGCCCGTGCATGTATCTTAGCTTTTGACAACCTGCGTGGGAACAAGATCTCTCAGACCCTGCGCGAGAGCATCTCACCACATGTTCCCCGTGTCCTTACAGAATATGTAGATATCTTTGTTGTGGGTCTTGTGTTTTTGCTCATAGAATTCCGGAATCTGAGGTATGTTTGGTCTTTCCCAGTTACCAAAATGGCCACATTGGTGAAACTTTTGGTTCTCAGTTTTGTCATCATCTCTGGCTTCATTAAGGGGGACCTGCACAACTGGAAACTCACAGAAGAGGACTATGCAATGGCTGGACTCAATGACACCTCGAGCTTGGGCCCTCTGGGCTCTGGAGGATTTGTGCCTTTTGGCTTTGAGGGGATTCTCCGTGGAACAGCTACCTGTTTCTATGCATTTATAGGTTTTAGCAGCATTTTTGAAAAAGTTGAAGAAGCCCGGAATCCCCAGCATTCCATCCCCATGGGCATTGTGATTTCACTGTTCATCTGCTTTTTGGTGTATTTTGGTGTCTCTGCAGCACTTACACTTATGGTGCCTTACTACAAGCTTCGACATGGGAGCACCTTGCCTCAGGCATTACTCCATATTGGCTGGGACCCTGCCTACTATTTTCTAGCTTTTGCATTTCTGTGTATTGTTTCTGCCAGGCTCTTGGGCTTTATGTTTCCCATACGTCGAGTATTACACAGGATGGGACAGGATGGTCTCCTGTTCTCTGTCCTTGAAGGAATCCGTTCCCACCCATTCATCCTTATCATGACCACTGTGATCTTGAGCATTATTACAGCAATCATGGCAGTCTTCTTTGGGCTCACTGATCTCCTGGACCTTAGGTCAGTTGGATCCCTGATACCTCACTCCCTGGTTGCTACTTCCATTCTCATCCTCAGGTATCAGCCTGAGgcaaaggaaggggaaaatgaatcAGAGGTGCTGGAGGAGAATGGACATATAGTAGAGAGGCTGACTCTACAGGGACTACTTTTTCcaggcagccccacccccactccactctcTGGCCGGGTTGTCCGTGTTTGCTCCGCACTGCTTGCTTTGCTGCTAATTCTTCTTTGCCTGGTGCTGGCCCAGTGGCCAGTTCTGCTTTCTGGAGACCCAGTGTGGATTTCAGTGGTTGTGGTGCTCCTGGTGCTCATCACTGGGCTCACTGGGGTCATCTGGAGACAGCCTCAGAGTTCTAGTCCCCTTTACTTTAAggtccctgctctgcctctgctcccaCTACTGAGCATCTTCATGAATGTTTGCCTTATGGTGCAGATGACAGCCGCCACCTGGGCCCTATTTGCTGTCTGGATGTTGATTGGGTTTGCTATCTACTTTGCCTATGGGATCCAGTACAGTCTGGTCTCTAACTCTGCTTAA